AGTCACTATAGAGGTTCACCAGCTCTTTTTGTATATAAATCATAatctttatctttttaaatCCAATTTTTCCCCCTGATAAATTTACATTCAAGCCAGGTCAGGACACGGATTAAGCCTGAAAACTTCGACACAAAAAGATATTTGATTGAATATGGGAAGAAAATGGCGCTTCAGGCAGGCTTAGTTCGCTTGATAAAAACTGGCTGTCGGCTGGCTCTGAATTCTCTGTAAATACAAAGGGAACCCAGAACACCGCCGCTTCTTTGTTCGGCACACAACATTTTCACCAGCGTGTAAGACAAAGGACGACATCAGAGAGGATATAATATAAAAAGACAGGTAAACATCTGCAAAGACGAAACTCCACCAGCTTCTCTGTCAAAACGGGGAACACTGAGATCATCATCAGATCCATCATTTCTCTGGATGACATTTGTTACATTTCATTGCATTACATACAAGTAGGGATATATAAAACCTGCTATGCTTGTATACAGAAATAGAACATTTTAACCTTCAGTGAGCTACAGTTGATGATTATTCCAGCATAAAGCAATGATGGAACAATCCCACCCGGGTCTCAAAGGGCTAGAAATCTATTTCTTCTATTTCTATGTACCGCTTACCTCTGGATATTGATTTATTCTCCTTCTTTAGAATGTAACTGTGCACTAATGAAGTGAGTGAAAGCTCGAAAGTGAGCGGCAGCTGAGTCCACAACTTGAaataaataagaacaaataaGACGACTCCATGTTCTCAGATAAGTGGGTAACTGCAGAGGTGTCGATTCAGTAAGACAAGAACTGTAAACTTAAGTCTGTCACGCAACATCGATAATAACTTGAATaagatgagggaaaaaaaagacgtgATACTGTACATTATCGTCAGTTCTATATCTGTAGAGgtgaacaacaaaacatgataaACTGACGTGTTTGTGCGTGTTATGATGTGTATTCCTGTCTCAATACAGCCGTGATCGCTAATAACAGTGGTATATTAAGTTTTTCAAGCAGCTCAGGCGCATTTAATGTAGCTTTCCCAGCATGCCAAAGGGGCCTGGTAAACTCTGTTTCCTTTTCAGGCTCAGTTTTTTCGTTACTGAAAGTCACCTTTTAAACCAGATTGACAGCACTTGGCACCGCAATAAAGAGAAGGAATACTAAGATCTATCCTGGACCATTCACTACTGTATTTTTGGGTTATTTGTGTTGATGGTCAACTTATGCAAGACCTTTGACACCTCTCACACAACAGAACGATCCTCTCTCAACACAAGCCTGTCTCATATTTTATCTACAACAACTCACATCATGGCTTAATTAAACACCTTAAAGCATCCATCTGTCTAAATCTTCGTCAAATTAAGTCTTTCAAAGCAAGGCCCtacctcacctccacctctctctctccctttcctctaATCTCTTTTAgcccttcctttcctctttctcctgccaGAGTTCTCCTGGGGCTTCTCCTCTTTGCTCCCCGTCACCGCCGCCCCGTTGGCGGCCTTGCTGAGGCCGTTCAGGCTGCCGTTAGAGAGGGCCTTGCCCgctttggaggaggaggaggaggaggcgtcGCGCCTGGGCTGCTGGCGGCGGTAGGTCTGGTAGTAGAAGTTGCcgaagaggatgatgaaggtgatggcGTAGCAGATGAGGGAGTAGTGCATCCAGTGGGGGAAGTCGCAGTTGACGTAGAGGGACAGGGCTGTGTGGCCGATGGTGACGTGGAACTGGATCTGAGAGGcgaagagagaaacaaaatgcatcattGATTCACACCTTTTCAAAACAGCTGAgatttattatttcagtgtgaGATTAATCTTCCAAAAAGTGTTCAATGAATACTTTTATTGAAACTAGCCACAAAGTAAGGTGATATCTTACCATCTGGATGATGGTcaagtacttcttccaccacaggTACTTTTGGATCTTGGGCCCACAGGAGGCCAGGCCATAGTACAGGTACATCAAGACGTGGATTGCTGCGTTCATGTGCGCACCAAAGAATGctgcaaataaaagaaaattaaataaattacttGTAGGGTTCAAATACAATTTTGTTCCTTTGTGCTTTGATTCCTACAAACCCTTAAACCCACAAATTGTGAATACTTTAGCATATTATCGGAAAAACTTTCCAGCTCCATTAACGCAAagagattaataataataagtaataataagtCTACTGTTACATGAGATACTCACACTGTCCTCCTGCCACCCATTTGATGCCGATCCACCAGAGCGTGAACATGGTGCAGTGGTGGTAGACGTGCAGGAAGGTGACCTGGTTGAATTTTTTCCTCAGGATGAAAAACACTGTGTCCAGATACTCGATGCCCTTAGAGACGAAATACCACCACAGCGCTCCTGCCACCTGTCTCAGACATGAACATGAGAAATGGGTTGAAGGGAGAAggaatgcaaacaaaca
Above is a window of Chelmon rostratus isolate fCheRos1 chromosome 8, fCheRos1.pri, whole genome shotgun sequence DNA encoding:
- the elovl4a gene encoding elongation of very long chain fatty acids protein 4a isoform X1, whose translation is MEIVTHLINDTIEFYKWTLTIADKRVEKWPLMDNPLPTLAISTSYLLFLWLGPKYMKNREPFQLRKTLIVYNFSMVFLNFFIFKELFMAARAASYSYICQPVDYSDDPNEVRVAGALWWYFVSKGIEYLDTVFFILRKKFNQVTFLHVYHHCTMFTLWWIGIKWVAGGQSFFGAHMNAAIHVLMYLYYGLASCGPKIQKYLWWKKYLTIIQMIQFHVTIGHTALSLYVNCDFPHWMHYSLICYAITFIILFGNFYYQTYRRQQPRRDASSSSSSKAGKALSNGSLNGLSKAANGAAVTGSKEEKPQENSGRRKRKGRAKRD
- the elovl4a gene encoding elongation of very long chain fatty acids protein 4a isoform X2 — encoded protein: MEIVTHLINDTIEFYKWTLTIADKRVEKWPLMDNPLPTLAISTSYLLFLWLGPKYMKNREPFQLRKTLIVYNFSMVFLNFFIFKELFMAARAASYSYICQPVDYSDDPNEVRVAGALWWYFVSKGIEYLDTVFFILRKKFNQVTFLHVYHHCTMFTLWWIGIKWVAGGQSFFGAHMNAAIHVLMYLYYGLASCGPKIQKYLWWKKYLTIIQMIQFHVTIGHTALSLYVNCDFPHWMHYSLICYAITFIILFGNFYYQTYRRQQPRRDASSSSSSKAGKALSNGSLNGLSKAKPQENSGRRKRKGRAKRD